In Engraulis encrasicolus isolate BLACKSEA-1 chromosome 24, IST_EnEncr_1.0, whole genome shotgun sequence, a single genomic region encodes these proteins:
- the LOC134441015 gene encoding methylated-DNA--protein-cysteine methyltransferase-like has protein sequence MQHCCVQTVSLKSPVGNLHISGCQEGIHTIQIKTDSGDCECGCVCADEHQELFAESVKCVSWLRAYFTDPSSTHTLPTPAIHHPILQGGSWTAGVLRVLQKSVCVGECVTYTQLASLAGRPRAARAAGGAMRRNPVPLLIPCHRVCLSGGGAGHYMGGHGDQIKLWLLEHERKAKH, from the exons atGCAGCATTGCTGTGTGCAGACGGTGTCTCTGAAGAGTCCCGTGGGAAACCTTCACATTAGTGGCTGTCAAGAAGGAATACACACAATCCAAATCAAGACGGACAG cggcgactgtgagtgtggttgtgtgtgtgcagatgagcATCAGGAGCTTTTTGCAgagagtgtgaagtgtgtgtcgtGGCTGAGGGCTTATTTTACTGACCCGAGCAGCACTCACACACTCCCCACGCCCGCCATACACCACCCCATCCTACAGggag GCTCGTGGACGGCGGGTGTGTTGCGCGTGTtgcagaagagtgtgtgtgtgggggagtgtgtgaCGTACACACAGCTGGCATCCCTGGCCGGCCGACCCAGAGCAGCACGAGCTGCAGGAGGAGCCATGCGCAGGAAccca gtgcCGCTGCTGATCCCGTGCCATCGTGTGTGTCTGAGCGGTGGAGGGGCGGGGCATTACATGGGTGGCCATGGCGACCAAATCAAACTCTGGCTGCTGGAGCATGAACGCAAAgcaaaacactga
- the tex36 gene encoding testis-expressed protein 36 encodes MRRSDDMEPHNPVSAGTLGAGPHPSSPTNGGQEAGPHPSSPTNGGREAGSQYPYSAHDNRSSLLHSIHQFDGGLGRKKCVDDRRQHNSHFCLCHEEAPSVSPTPISTYQIDFLSKQEVEATSSRRFPRNHQEQSKMAAAESPLWFARHDDTHTRTPLHVLAAVNDPSSATHTRTLAPRAH; translated from the exons ATG aggagGAGTGACGATATGGAGCCTCACAATCCTGTATCTGCTGGAACCCTGGGTGCTGGACCGCATCCATCTTCCCCAACCAATGGGGGACAAGAGGCGGGACCACATCCATCTTCTCCAACCAATGGGGGACGAGAGGCAGGGTCGCAGTATCCTTACTCCGCCCATGACAACCGCTCATCTTTACTGCACAGTATTCACCAGTTTGATGGG ggcctggGCCGGAAGAAGTGTGTAGATGACCGTCGCCAGCACAACTCTCATTTCTGCCTTTGCCATGAG GAAGCGCCCAGCGTaagccccacccccatctccacctACCAGATTGACTTCCTGTCAAAGCAGGAAGTGGAGGCCACCAGCAGCCGCCGTTTTCCCAGAAACCACCAGGAGCAAAGCAAGATGGCCGCCGCGGAGTCGCCACTGTGGTTCGCACGCCAcgacgacacacacacgcgcacaccactACACGTGCTGGCTGCTGTCAATGACCCCTCCTcggccacacacacgcgcacgttaGCACCACGTGCACACtag
- the ankrd2 gene encoding ankyrin repeat domain-containing protein 2, whose translation MFDFSGPMSSVEGAETYSRHSIHSFGTLLHTGRVEVQQRSYEGHVEAGFTGRRRRGQRTPKVPIEAPVVGCVYPVDFLKAAKRGKLKMVMKFLQDGGDPNTSTEFMKTALHHAAEGGSPFVIRTLLAHGADIHLKDRLGSTAVHWACRGGSLAALKTLHDYGADLNATDKILSTPLHVATRVGHPDVVEYLLTSGVTVNAKDREGDTALHDAVRLGRQNIAKMLILTGAHTYLTNTAGVRAMEQLQSWQSDVMETLQKTETLRDVAQ comes from the exons ATGTTTGACTTCTCAGGCCCCATGAGCAGTGTGGAAGGGGCAGAGACGTACAGTAGGCACTCCATACACAGCTTTGGCACCCTGTTGCACACGGGGAGG gttgAGGTGCAGCAGAGGTCATATGAGGGTCATGTGGAGGCGGGGTTTACTGGCAGAAGAAGGCGGGGCCAGAGGACCCCAAAGGTGCCCATCGAAGCGCCTGTG GTGGGGTGTGTGTATCCGGTGGACTTCCTGAAAGCTGCAAAGAGAGGCAAATTGAAGATGGTGATGAAGTTCTTACAGGATGGAGGGGACCCCAACACATCCACTGAG ttcatgAAGACAGCATTGCATCATGCGGCAGAGGGGGGGAGCCCTTTCGTCATACGAACTCTACTGGCCCACGGAGCTGACATACACCTCAAAGACcgg cTGGGCAGCACGGCTGTACACTGGGCCTGCAGAGGAGGAAGCCTAGCTGCACTGAAGACCCTACATGACTACGGAGCTGACCTCAATGCCacggacaag atcctGAGTACTCCTCTGCATGTAGCCACGCGTGTGGGCCACCCTGATGTAGTGGAGTACCTGCTAACCTCTGGAGTGACAGTCAACGCTAAagacagg gaagggGACACTGCTCTGCATGATGCTGTGAGACTCGGGCGCCAAAATATTGCGAAGATGCTGATCCTCACCGGAGCACACACATACCTCACAAACACA gcgGGGGTCCGAGCGATGGAGCAGCTGCAGTCGTGGCAGTCAGACGTCATGGAGACACTTCAGAAAACGGAGACGCTCCGAGATGTggcacaataa
- the LOC134441551 gene encoding survival of motor neuron-related-splicing factor 30-like produces the protein MSEDLLKQLSSYKAQLQQVEAALSTDQENEDLLKLQKDLQEVIELTKDLLTQQPAEGGSGAQSSETETHTCSWSVGDKCMALWSQDGQWYEAELEEVDVENGTAAVTFSGYGNAEVVPLHALKEPHEGRTPDEDSNKAKSKREIIQEQREYKKKKAQKKVARMKEIEQEREDQKSKWQQFNNKAYNKNKKGQVKRSIFASPESVNGKVGVGTCGIADKPMTQYSDSAKYNVRHLMPQ, from the exons atgtCTGAGGATCTGCTGAAACAGCTGAGTAGCTACAAGGCCCAGCTACAGCAGGTGGAGGCGGCACTCAGCACCGACCAGGAGAATGAAGACTTACTGAAACTACAGAAGGacttacag gagGTGATTGAGCTGACTAAGGACCTGCTGACGCAGCAGCCGGCTGAGGGGGGTTCGGGTGCGCAGAGCTCCGAgaccgaaacacacacatgcagctggaGCGTCGGGGACAAGTGCATGGCCCTCTGGAGCCAGGAcggaca gtggtacgAGGCTGAACTGGAGGAGGTGGATGTGGAGAATGGAACCGCTGCGGTGACGTTTTCGGGTTACGGGAATGCGGAGGTTGTGCCACTACACGCACTCAAAGAACCGCACGAGGGACGCACGCCGGACGAGGACAGCAACAAAGCCAAGAGcaa gcgaGAGATCATCCAGGAGCAGCGTGAGTATAAGAAGAAGAAAGCCCAGAAGAAGGTGGCCCGCATGAAGGAGATCGAACAGGAGAGGGAAGACCAGAAGAGCAAATGGCAACAGTTCAACAACAAGGCCTacaacaagaacaagaagggacag gtgaagCGCAGCATCTTTGCGTCTCCTGAGAGTGTGAACGGCAAGGTGGGTGTGGGCACGTGTGGCATCGCCGACAAGCCCATGACACAGTACAGCGACTCGGCCAAATACAACGTACGCCACCTCATGCCTcagtga
- the LOC134441686 gene encoding uncharacterized protein LOC134441686 has protein sequence MKTAGVVLLLLWFGQVLIAAENPEVQNTNTGKDAAQQSDIHTVLRETSILITEQGAELKCTKTQLETVQKKAEDMEKKTDVMESRLRASEKTVEEMESLVNQLKTENKVQSAYLNATVTAVSDLKRERAQSKVSFFALLLGEGGREHSGIGTLVFQVPITNIGNAYNRQDGKFRAPIRGVYSFAVYIYGHGRKNNPVGVSL, from the exons ATGAAGACAGCTGGAGTTGTTCTGCTGTTGCTGTGGTTCGGACAGGTTTTGATTGCAGCAGAGAATCCAGAagtccaaaacacaaacacaggcaaagATGCCGCACAACAGTCTGACATTCACACTGTGTTGAGAGAGACGAGCATCCTCATCACAGAGCAGGGAGCAGAGCTCAAATGCACCAAGACACAACTAGAGACTGTGCAGAAGAAGGCAGAAGACATGGAGAAGAAGACAGATGTCATGGAGAGCAGACTGAGGGCCAGTGAGAAGACAGTAGAAGAGATGGAGAGTCTTGTCAACCAACTGAAGACGGAAAATAAGG TTCAATCAGCGTATCTAAATGCCACTGTGACGGCTGTATCAGATctgaagagggagagagctcagagCAAGGTGTCATTCTTTGCCTTACTGCTTGGAGAGGGTGGTAGAGAACATTCAGGGATCGGTACGCTGGTGTTTCAAGTTCCCATCACTAACATTGGCAACGCCTACAATCGCCAAGATG GGAAATTCAGAGCTCCAATCAGAGGAGTCTACTCGTTTGCTGTGTATATATATGGGCACGGCCGTAAGAACAACCCTGTAGGAGTCTCACTGTGA